The Impatiens glandulifera chromosome 3, dImpGla2.1, whole genome shotgun sequence genome contains a region encoding:
- the LOC124929642 gene encoding MLO protein homolog 1-like codes for MSSKKVERSLEETPTWAVAVVCLVFVAISILIEHGIQYLEKVFKKRQNRGMIEALEKIKSELMTLGFISLLLTVGTRFIPNICIPQSVGHFMLPCAKNHNKNDSKRRKLLSVAQDQVFRRILADKEDDGTGDVCGKDKESLISYYGIHQLHIFLFMLAIVHILYSISILALSQAKVKKWKAWEIETSSLEYEFTNDPSRFRFTHQTSFIKRHGRFSTIPGIRWIVAFFRMFFGSVTKVDYMTIRHGFINAHFAQNTKFDFHKYVKRSMQDDFKYSTMDVCHHIAASECIQLVHAYMDCPSSTRGTCIGWDKNGDGDNGNGRANTREDDSYQRSSGGGAKQQSFLVQQPSLDLDLDPFHLTTECFPDCIVLMDMGGCLFLLLLFIKLIMQRELK; via the exons ATGTCTTCTAAGAAAGTAGAGAGGTCTTTAGAGGAGACGCCCACTTGGGCTGTTGCAGTGGTTTGCTTGGTTTTTGTCGCCATTTCCATTCTTATTGAGCATGGGATTCAATATCTTGAAAAA GTGTTCAAGAAACGACAGAACAGAGGAATGATAGAAGCTTTAGAGAAGATAAAGTCTG AGCTGATGACATTGGGATTCATATCATTGTTGTTGACTGTTGGGACGAGATTCATTCCAAACATATGCATTCCTCAGAGTGTTGGACATTTCATGCTTCCTTGTGCCAAGAACCACAACAAAAATGATTCCAAAAGGAGAAAACTGCTTTCCGTGGCTCAAGATCAAGTCTTTCGTAGAATACTAGCCGACAAAGAAGATGATGGAACAGGGGATGTGTGTGGAAAG GATAAGGAGTCATTGATTTCGTACTATGGGATTCACCAGCTCCATATATTTCTCTTCATGCTTGCTATTGTCCACATTCTCTATAGCATTTCCATTCTAGCTCTATCGCAGGCAAAG gtcaagaaatggaaggcttgGGAGATCGAGACATCCTCTTTAGAATACGAGTTCACAAATG ATCCTTCAAGATTCAGATTTACTCATCAAACTTCATTCATCAAGCGCCATGGCCGATTCTCCACAATTCCAGGGATCAGATGGATT GTGGCATTTTTCAGGATGTTTTTTGGTTCCGTAACCAAAGTGGACTACATGACCATTCGACATGGATTTATCAAT GCACATTTTGCtcaaaataccaaatttgatttCCACAAATATGTGAAGAGATCTATGCAAGATGACTTCAAG TATTCCACTATGGATGTTTGCCATCACATTGCTGCTTCTGAATGTATACA ATTGGTACACGCTTACATGGATTGCCCTAGTTCCACTCGTG GTACTTGTATTGGTTGGGACAAAAATGGAGATGGTGATAATGGAAATGGCAGAGCAAATACAAGAGAAGACGACAGTTATCAGAGGAGTTCCGGTGGTGGAGCCAAGCAACAGTCTTTTTTGGTTCAACAGCCCTCACTGGATCTTGATCTTGATCCATTTCACCTCACtacag AATGCTTTCCAGATTGCATTGTTCTTATGGATATGGGTGGGtgtctttttcttcttcttctttttattaagttaataaTGCAGAGAGAGCTAAAATAG
- the LOC124932664 gene encoding uncharacterized protein LOC124932664, whose amino-acid sequence MSSLSNALLLPNNPAAVLSRSGSSSPLKKLQISTLKKKGFTVQAFYSERENNSSSFLNGFILGGIVAGTLGFVYAPQISKTLAGTDKKEIMRKLPNFIYDEEKALEKKRQVLADKIQQLNTSIDDLSVRLRTEDSPDEVEVLTNEEL is encoded by the exons ATGTCTTCTCTATCAAATGCACTGCTTTTACCCAACAATCCGGCGGCTGTTCTTTCCCGTTCAG GCTCTTCTTCTCCACTTAAGAAACTGCAAATCTCcactttgaagaagaagggATTCACTGTTCAGGCTTTCtacag TGAAAGAGAAAACAATTCCAGTTCGTTTCTTAATGGCTTTATATTGGGAGGAATTGTTGCTGGTACACTCGGTTTTGTATATGCCCCACAG ATCAGTAAGACTCTTGCTGGAACAGACAAGAAGGAGATAATGAGGAAATTGCCCAACTTCATCTATGATGAGGAAAAGGCCTTGGAG AAAAAGCGTCAAGTACTTGCTGATAAAATCCAACAACTGAACACATCCATAGATGACCTTTCAGTTCGGCTCCGAACTGAGGATTCCCCAGATGAAGTTGAAGTCCTAACTAACGAAGAACTTTAA
- the LOC124932665 gene encoding glutamate receptor 3.3-like yields the protein MIPAAAGIRSSILVLFLSTQIGFSSNMKVVVASRPALVNIGAIFSFNSTIGAVAKIAIEEAVKDVNSDSSLLQGTKLVLHMQNSNCNGFQGLLGALQFMKTQVVGIIGPQSSVVAHTISHIANELRIPLLSFAATDPTLSSLQFPYFLRTTQSDSYQMAAIAEIVDYYGWKQVVVIFIDDDYGRNGVSHLEDEMAAKRCRISYKVGISPGSEFNRSRIMDILVKVGLLDTRIIIIHVHPSVGFMIFSVAQYLQMTNEGFVWISTDWLSSVLDTSSPLPSEIMEAIQGVIVLRHHTPDSDKKRAFLSRWDKLTSGSSIGLNSYGLYAYDTVWMLAHAINLFLNNGGIISFSSNPNFHTFGEEDLKVFDGGALLLEKILQTNFTGLTGSIKFSPDRSLIHPAFDVINVIGNGYRRVGYWSNHSGLSTVPPETINSRRTNSTNKLFSVIWPGETTMKPRGWVFPNHGKLLRVGIPNRVSFREFLSKVEGTNNFQGFCIDVFQAAINLLPYAVPYQFIPYGDGKKNPSYRELVRLMANGYFDAAVGDIAIVTNRTKIVDFTLPYASSGLVVVTSFKKSNTGPWAFLQPFSPKLWGVTAAFFIFIGIVIWILEHRLNDEFRGTPKQQIITILWFSLSTLFFSHRENTVSTVGRAVLLIWLFVVLIINSSYIASLTTILTVQLLHSPIGGIDDLKKSDAPIGYQVGSFVEHYLMEEIGIAKSRLVELGSPEEYVKALQLGPEKGGVLAIVDELPYIELFLSGQCKFRIVGQEFTKSGWGFAFPRDSPLAVDISTAILTLSENGDLQRIHEKWLPGSGCGSEENVDIESDRLNLYSFVGLFLLCGSACLLSIIVYFVKLIYRFGGSIRASSSSLSGRFRMLLSLIDQKEDNSVEGKKKQEMDGENT from the exons ATGATTCCTGCCGCCGCCGGCATTAGATCATCCATACTTGTTCTGTTTCTCTCTACTCAAATTGGGTTCAGTTCAAACATGAAGGTGGTTGTTGCTTCGAGGCCGGCTTTGGTGAACATTGGCGCCATTTTCTCATTTAACTCCACCATTGGTGCAGTTGCCAAGATAGCTATCGAGGAGGCTGTCAAGGATGTTAATTCAGATTCGAGTCTTCTTCAAGGAACCAAACTTGTTCTTCATATGCAAAATTCCAACTGCAACGGATTTCAAGGCTTGCTTGGAG CTCTGCAGTTCATGAAGACTCAAGTTGTTGGTATTATAGGTCCACAGTCATCTGTCGTTGCGCATACGATTTCTCATATCGCCAATGAACTGCGAATACCACTCTTGTCATTTGCAGCTACGGATCCTACTCTCTCCTCTCTCCAGTTCCCTTATTTCCTCAGGACAACACAATCTGATTCGTACCAGATGGCTGCTATTGCTGAAATAGTTGATTATTATGGCTGGAAACAAGTCGTCGTCATCTTCATCGACGACGATTATGGAAGGAACGGTGTCTCTCATCTAGAGGATGAAATGGCCGCCAAGCGCTGTAGAATCTCGTACAAGGTTGGCATTTCCCCGGGATCAGAATTCAATCGGAGTAGGATTATGGATATTCTGGTTAAGGTAGGCTTATTGGATACTCGGATCATCATTATTCATGTTCATCCCAGTGTGGGTTTCATGATATTTTCCGTCGCCCAATATCTTCAAATGACGAATGAAGGATTTGTCTGGATATCCACCGATTGGTTATCTTCTGTTTTGGATAcatcttctcctcttccatcgGAGATAATGGAGGCTATTCAGGGAGTTATTGTTTTGCGTCATCATACTCCCGATTCAGATAAAAAGAGGGCTTTCTTGTCTAGATGGGATAAGCTGACTAGCGGTTCTTCTATAGGCTTAAATTCTTACGGCCTATATGCATACGATACTGTATGGATGCTTGCTCATGCTATCAACTTGTTCCTCAACAATGGCGGCATAATTTCATTTTCCAGCAATCCAAACTTTCATACGTTTGGAGAAGAAGACTTGAAGGTTTTCGATGGAGGAGCTCTCCTGCTCGAGAAAATACTGCAGACCAATTTTACTGGTTTGACAGGTTCAATCAAATTTAGTCCTGATAGATCTCTGATTCATCCTGCTTTCGATGTTATCAATGTGATTGGAAATGGTTATAGAAGGGTAGGCTATTGGTCAAATCATTCAGGATTATCTACAGTTCCTCCTGAAACTATCAATTCCAGGCGAACAAACTCCACCAATAAATTGTTTAGCGTTATATGGCCTGGAGAGACGACTATGAAGCCACGTGGATGGGTTTTCCCGAACCATGGGAAATTATTGAGAGTTGGGATACCGAATAGAGTGAGTTTTCGTGAGTTTTTGTCAAAGGTGGAAGGCACTAATAATTTCCAAGGCTTCTGTATAGACGTATTTCAGGCTGCTATAAACCTCTTGCCTTATGCAGTTCCTTATCAGTTCATTCCATATGGAGATGGAAAGAAGAACCCCAGTTACAGAGAACTTGTGCGTTTGATGGCAAACGGT TATTTTGATGCTGCTGTTGGTGACATAGCTATTGTCACGAATAGGACGAAGATAGTGGATTTCACGCTGCCTTATGCCTCGTCGGGACTTGTTGTTGTGACCTCGTTCAAGAAATCGAATACGGGTCCATGGGCTTTTCTTCAGCCGTTTTCTCCAAAATTGTGGGGTGTCACGGCtgctttcttcatttttattggCATTGTAATTTGGATATTGGAACACAGGTTAAACGACGAATTTAGAGGAACCCCAAAACAACAGATTATAACCATCTTATG GTTTAGTCTTTCAACTCTATTCTTTTCTCATA GAGAGAACACTGTGAGCACTGTGGGTCGAGCAGTTCTATTAATTTGGCTATTTGTGGTACTGATAATAAACTCAAGCTATATCGCGAGTTTAACAACAATCCTCACAGTCCAGCTACTGCATTCTCCGATAGGGGGTATCGATGACTTGAAAAAGAGCGACGCTCCTATTGGTTACCAAGTGGGGTCGTTTGTTGAACATTACTTGATGGAGGAGATTGGTATAGCGAAATCTAGGCTAGTTGAACTTGGAAGTCCAGAGGAATATGTCAAAGCTCTTCAACTAGGTCCGGAAAAAGGTGGTGTTCTGGCTATTGTTGATGAACTCCCTTATATTGAGCTTTTCTTATCTGGACAGTGCAAGTTCCGGATTGTTGGTCAAGAATTCACAAAAAGTGGTTGGGGCTTT GCATTCCCTCGAGACTCGCCATTAGCAGTTGACATCTCAACTGCAATTCTGACGTTATCGGAAAACGGGGATCTGCAGCGAATTCATGAGAAATGGTTGCCTGGAAGCGGGTGTGGCTCGGAGGAAAATGTTGACATTGAGTCTGACCGTCTTAACCTGTATAGTTTTGTTGGTCTCTTTCTCTTATGTGGGTCTGCTTGTCTATTATCTATCATAGTCTATTTTGTGAAACTTATCTACCGGTTTGGAGGGTCTATTCGAGCTTCGAGTAGCTCGCTTTCAGGGCGTTTCAGAATGTTACTGTCGTTGATTGATCAGAAGGAAGATAATTCAGTTGAAGGGAAGAAGAAACAAGAGATGGATGGTGAGAATACataa
- the LOC124932612 gene encoding HMG1/2-like protein produces the protein MKAGKSKAESKRNDSKLAVKKGGKGSKAGKVKDPNKPKRPPSAFFVFMEEFRPIFKQQHPENKAVSVVGKAGGEKWKSMSESEKVSFVEIAVKRKAEYEKKMEAYNRKLAGGKAEEESDKSRSEVNDEDDAESGDEGDD, from the exons ATGAAAGCAGGCAAATCGAAAGCGGAGTCCAAGAGGAACGACTCCAA ACTTGCTGTTAAGAAAGGAGGCAAAGGATCGAAAGCAGGCAAGGTGAAGGATCCTAACAAGCCTAAGAGACCTCCAAGTGCTTTCTTCGTTTTTAT GGAGGAATTCAGGCCGATTTTCAAGCAACAGCATCCGGAAAACAAAGCTGTATCAGTT GTTGGTAAGGCTGGTGGAGAGAAATGGAAGTCCATGTCTGAATCT GAGAAAGTGTCATTTGTGGAAATAGCAGTGAAGCGAAAAGCTGAATATGAGAAGAAGATGGAGGCATATAACAGAAAATTG GCTGGAGGTAAAGCTGAAGAAGAATCTGACAAGTCTAGGTCTGAGGtcaatgatgaagatgatgctGAAAGCGGTGAt GAGGGAGATGATTAG